The following proteins come from a genomic window of Salvia hispanica cultivar TCC Black 2014 chromosome 4, UniMelb_Shisp_WGS_1.0, whole genome shotgun sequence:
- the LOC125217663 gene encoding putative zinc finger protein CONSTANS-LIKE 11: MDRYCFDYPPDFCNSSNIFNSNLPLLSYDVNSPVSVASFPDAALPSDYMVVPQMEAGFRDFSAGEECWPPYSPMLAENWGIQGKAADESDQVKVGRYSAEERKDRILRYLKKRNQRNFNKTIKYACRKTLADKRVRVRGRFAKNNEASQDEILMDSASFQLNYSFQDEMVKFDEEYWIQVAMDNLGHFPYLGS, from the exons ATGGATCGCTACTGCTTCGATTACCCCCCCGATTTCTGCAACTCCTCAAACATCTTCAACTCCAACCTCCCATTGCTGAGCTACGACGTCAATTCCCCGGTTTCTGTCGCGTCGTTTCCAGACGCCGCCCTTCCTTCCGACTACATGGTGGTTCCGCAAATGGAGGCCGGCTTTCGTGATTTCTCGGCCGGTGAAGAGTGCTGGCCGCCTTACAGTCCCATGCTTGCTGAAAATTGG GGGATACAAGGGAAGGCGGCGGATGAGAGCGATCAGGTGAAGGTGGGGAGATATTCTGCTGAAGAAAGGAAGGATAGAATTCTCAGATATCTGAAGAAGAGAAACCAGAGAAATTTTAATAAGACCATCAAG TATGCTTGTCGGAAAACCCTAGCCGACAAACGTGTCCGAGTTCGCGGGAGATTCGCAAAAAACAATGAAGCCTCTCAAGATGAAATATTGATGGACTCGGCCTCTTTTCAACTAAACTATTCATTTCAAGACGAG ATGGTGAAGTTTGATGAGGAGTATTGGATACAAGTAGCAATGGACAATCTTGGTCACTTTCCTTACTTAGGCAGCTAG